Proteins encoded together in one Mycobacterium sp. MS1601 window:
- a CDS encoding FMN-binding negative transcriptional regulator: protein MYVPSANRLDDDQEIRALVAAVATANFVTVDNGVPVSTLLPIVWEHDTVIAHIAKANPQWQSIADGDPALLICTGSQAYISPSWYPAKAEHGRVVPTWNYSAVHLTGTVALHDDSDWLRNAVDRLTNTHEQTRSQPWRTTDAPQQYIRGQLNGIVGLEITVQKVEAKAKLSQNRSEADRGGVINGLHRDGHTEMAEAMESL from the coding sequence ATGTATGTACCGTCGGCAAACCGCCTCGACGACGACCAGGAGATCCGCGCGCTGGTCGCCGCGGTGGCCACGGCCAACTTCGTGACAGTCGACAACGGCGTACCCGTGTCGACGCTGCTGCCCATCGTCTGGGAACACGACACCGTGATCGCCCACATCGCCAAGGCCAACCCACAGTGGCAGAGCATTGCCGACGGTGACCCGGCGCTGCTGATCTGCACCGGGTCGCAGGCCTACATCAGCCCGTCCTGGTACCCCGCCAAAGCCGAGCACGGCCGCGTCGTCCCCACCTGGAACTACAGCGCGGTACATCTCACCGGCACCGTGGCGCTGCACGACGACTCCGACTGGCTGAGAAACGCCGTCGACCGCCTCACAAACACCCATGAACAAACCAGAAGCCAACCCTGGCGCACCACCGACGCCCCGCAGCAATACATCCGCGGCCAACTCAACGGCATCGTCGGCCTCGAAATCACCGTCCAGAAAGTCGAAGCCAAGGCGAAGCTGAGCCAGAACCGATCCGAAGCCGACCGAGGCGGAGTCATCAACGGACTACACCGTGACGGCCACACCGAGATGGCAGAAGCGATGGAAAGCCTGTGA